agttcattaattatattcatattcatctttctttatattttctctaaaaatataactttcttcttatattttgttttgtttaaataatcaaatgtatttatcgtactttggtggttcaaatgtgattccatgtaactaaaagtaagcaacttacatgtcgatatctttacacgtttaataggttatctattgaatatttgttatatagattagtaaaatgtgattttcggtcgcataaactattaaaaatattatttttgatcgtatatagtgaaccaccgcttataattgttaaaataaaataaatttaaacggatatggataattatccattaacccgcttcacccgaagGATATGGATagggatggatgaaaagtaaaaaaaataaatggaaatggatatggatacggcctcacccgatccatatccgatccattgccatccctacccaTTACGTTGATTATGGTGTGGTATATTTGGTGGGTAGTCAAGGTAGATCAAGTTCTAATTGTCACTACTATGGTGTGGTTTGACAAAAGATAAGAAGTGATCAAAATGAAGATTTTGTAataagtttgatgaaaaagaaaAACTGATTGAGGTATATATCTTTCTTATAGAGTGATAAATTAATTATCATCACGAAACAAGAATCTTCTAAAAAGATGCAAAACATGAGCTAGGTTTAAGCTAATGGCAGTTTAATTAGAAGGAAAAAAGAGAAGCATTAACCAATCAAAACTAGTTTCACAATCTAATTATCAACATGTTACCAGTAGATAGTTGTAATGAACACCTAAACGATTTTAAAAATTTCAATATACATATCAAAAGATGTTTAGCTGATTTTCCTTAGGGGTTAGAAAAATCCAGAAAATCGAAACCGTACCAATACTGAAAACCACACAAATCGAGAGCAAGATAAATTCTCTATTTACTGTCTGAATcacaaaaaacaaaaataaagctCAAATTTGATTCCACACGGTTCTATACCAAAAATACTGGTACCGGTAGCAGTACCAAACCCGCTTTCTTAGTTTGATTCGGCATTCGGTTCTTTAATTTGAGCAATTTCAATTTTGGTATTGTTTGGTTTGGTACCCGTACCGATCTGCCTGCCATCTGGGATAGCATAAAGCACAACTTTTTTAAAAGGCGGGATTAACGGAACATCGCATCGAAAGTAACCTTTTCTCTCGAGTTGGATTATGTCTCCTCGTTTCAAATATCTCATATTTGAATCCCCAATTGCTGCAATCTCCTTCTTCGTATCTTCGTTCACCACTGCTGCAAttatctccttcttcttcttctccttatcTTCTTCGTTCTTCTTATCTTCTTCGTTCTTCTCGTCTGCAAAGGTGACCTTCTTCGTATTTTTGTTCTTCTTGTTGACAAAATCCCCATTTTTCTCCAACTTTGTATCTTCCTTCACCACTGCTGCAGAAATGATCTCCTTCTTCTTATCTTTGTCCTTATCATCATCGAAAATGAAAGCCTCATTTTCCTCCAACTGCATCAACAAACATATTCAAACTCATCTTCTCATATACAACCatacaataaaaaataaaaataaaaaaataataaaaaaaaaaaagataaaactttttgtttaaagaaAACCGGATTTTGTAACTTTTGCACCTTTAAGTAGTTAAAGGTCTAATCTACCTTTACAAAcaagtcaaatgggtcaaaagccACCCAGATTGTATGTTAGATTCAATAGAAGATTATTATACAATGATCATATATCTTTAGTAATCATACTTAAGAAGAAAtaaaatactaaaaaaaaaaaagataacacAATTATGAACAAAAAAAATATTGGGTACAAcgaattacccattttgacccatcaCCCATTTTGAATAAAAAGACAAACATACCTTCCTTTTCTTGATTAGGTAATCGAACTCCACCAGAGTTAACGGAACTAGTTCATTAATCACAGGTAACCACGTAAGTTTCCGTTTGGTCGTCTTAACCGATCCTTCGGGATGCAAAACGCCAATAAGTTCCGTTACGTTTCCATCTGAGTCCATCTTTATCTCTTTTACAATTGCATTTCCCCAATCCATCAATGTGATTTCCTCGTTCGGTGACATATCGCTCACATCACCTTTTGTTATCAGATCAGCTTTTTCTATCCATATCTTTTTCGTGCAAATGGTAGCCTTATCCCCAGCACCCGCGTACTTCTTATGCTTTGGTATGATACGCACAAATGGAGTCTCGGGCCCGTTTAACAAAGTCAACATGACCCGTTGGTCTTCATGAATTGCAGTATGTCTAGGGCAAACAGGATCGATTATTTTCTTATTCATGTTCCAGAGTTTATCCCATTCCATAAGATTTAAATTCTTTGATGCCCcctgtacaaaaaaaaaaaatgtgagcAACATAAAAAAGAAAAGTTAtcttattaaaataaaaatttttgCTGACGACAGCTGTTAGGGGTCTCCTTAACGGGCAATAAACAGTTGTACATTCATCGTAAATTAATAAGTAACACAACAGTTTAAAACGTTTAGGCTGTCGTTagcaaaatttaaaaaataaattatCTTATTTCAAAAATAAAAGTCAAGGGAAAAAACAGTTACTTGATCAAGTACGAATTGTATCAATGCATCGATTTGTAGACCTCTACGCACAATTCCTTGAACCGTTGGGAAACGCGCATCATCCCAACCATCAACTCTCCCGTTTTTAACAAACCAACGCAACATCCGTTTACTAAGTAACGTATACACCATATTCAACCGACTAAATTCATAAATATGAACCTTCCTAATTCCCATATCCTCTTGGATTCGTAAATATTGTGCATTTCGATCATGGTACTCACTAGATCTAAGTGCATGAGTAATCCCTTCAATAGAATCAACAAACGGGCATGCAAAATCATACGTTGGGTATAATTTGTACCTCGACCCGATTCTATGATGTGGTATTGGATTGCAACGGTAGTATACGGGATCCCGTAGTGACTTATTTGGATCTTTCATATCCAATTTCCCTCGTAAACAACATATTAGTCCTCTTTCGGATCCCAAAATCATTTCATTCCATAAGTTCATGTTTTCGTTTACAGTGTTGTTTCGACAGGCGGATTCGATACCGTCCCATCTTTCATTCTTCATTTCCTCACATGGCGTATCGTCGACGTACGCTTTTCCCTCTTTTATCAACTTTTCCGCCATCTCTATAAGTTTCGGAAAATGATCCGACGTATATGAAATTTTTTCATAATTAACACCCAAAGTGTTTATATCCTTTAAAATATTGTCAACGAAATCACTACTTTCTTTCGAAGGATTCGTATCGTCAAAGCGAATGTTAAGTTGACCTTTGTATTTATCAGCAAAGAACTGATTTAATAAAGCGGCTTTTGCGTGCCCAATGTGTAAATACCCACTCGGTTCGGGTGCGAACCGTAGGCAAACTTTGCCCATCTCTGCATCGGGCAGATCAACATCGGGTCGATTGGAAGCATTCATGGTTTGTGTTTCGATTGATTTTGTTTTTGTTGAGTCCTTTTTTTTTGTATATGTTGCAGTGATGTCATCTAATACATCAGCATGATCTGTAGTGATGGAAGTGTACCATCTAACTAAGTTTTGATACTCTGTTGACTTCAATAAACTTTCCCACCTCTTACCAGCCACTGCAGACGAAAGAGGTAAACGTATTAAACAGAAATTCGCGAAAGATTTATATAGAAAACACAGAATTTATTAGCTAGAATTGAATTTGAATTGAAAATAACATAACTGTGCCCATATACATAGACCTAGACACCCtaaatttttaattaatttaattttcctaattttttttttttttttttttttttgaaaggcaaacctaCAATCTACACATGGAATcacaaatatttacatctcactgaCTCACGTGAGGCTTGAACCCACAACCTGCTCACGTGaggcttgaacccacaacctcttaGTTGAAGGGTTCCTCTCATACCGCTAGGCCAAATGCCCTTTGGTAATTTtcctaataaattattaataaaagtttCCTAATTTAAGAATTTCCAGCTAATTACTTGCTCTTCAAGTAAAACCTCTTACTTGCTCCTCAAGTTTTCTAATCCACTACACTCTTAATTTTGACCCATAGCAACAAAAAAAAACCTGGTATACCAACCCATATTGCCATGTTTACAGATAAATAGATAATGAAAGAAATAGTGAACAAGTATGTATATATACCTGTTAGATATGACCAAATAACTACATCTGCAACTGATAAACTGTTACCAACCAAGAAAGTGTGGTGCAGCAAATATTCATCGACATACTTACATGCCCCCTCGTATTCAAAACCCGAAGAAAAAATAGGGGCATACTCAAGCCACTCGTCAATCTACAAAAAAAGatgataagaaaaaaaaaattctattaattcttgaaacaaaaaa
This genomic stretch from Rutidosis leptorrhynchoides isolate AG116_Rl617_1_P2 chromosome 11, CSIRO_AGI_Rlap_v1, whole genome shotgun sequence harbors:
- the LOC139877635 gene encoding glutamate--tRNA ligase, cytoplasmic-like isoform X1; protein product: MELKLLIASDETPPLWVLAVARLAGVSLAVDRTLTPASEPVLVLTDGIKLRGTTTIIRYLCRTSTSIPNLYERDAAIETGQIDEWLEYAPIFSSGFEYEGACKYVDEYLLHHTFLVGNSLSVADVVIWSYLTVAGKRWESLLKSTEYQNLVRWYTSITTDHADVLDDITATYTKKKDSTKTKSIETQTMNASNRPDVDLPDAEMGKVCLRFAPEPSGYLHIGHAKAALLNQFFADKYKGQLNIRFDDTNPSKESSDFVDNILKDINTLGVNYEKISYTSDHFPKLIEMAEKLIKEGKAYVDDTPCEEMKNERWDGIESACRNNTVNENMNLWNEMILGSERGLICCLRGKLDMKDPNKSLRDPVYYRCNPIPHHRIGSRYKLYPTYDFACPFVDSIEGITHALRSSEYHDRNAQYLRIQEDMGIRKVHIYEFSRLNMVYTLLSKRMLRWFVKNGRVDGWDDARFPTVQGIVRRGLQIDALIQFVLDQGASKNLNLMEWDKLWNMNKKIIDPVCPRHTAIHEDQRVMLTLLNGPETPFVRIIPKHKKYAGAGDKATICTKKIWIEKADLITKGDVSDMSPNEEITLMDWGNAIVKEIKMDSDGNVTELIGVLHPEGSVKTTKRKLTWLPVINELVPLTLVEFDYLIKKRKLEKNGDFVNKKNKNTKKEIAAIGDSNMRYLKRGDIIQLERKGYFRCDVPLIPPFKKVVLYAIPDGRQIGTGTKPNNTKIEIAQIKEPNAESN
- the LOC139877635 gene encoding glutamate--tRNA ligase, cytoplasmic-like isoform X2; this encodes MNASNRPDVDLPDAEMGKVCLRFAPEPSGYLHIGHAKAALLNQFFADKYKGQLNIRFDDTNPSKESSDFVDNILKDINTLGVNYEKISYTSDHFPKLIEMAEKLIKEGKAYVDDTPCEEMKNERWDGIESACRNNTVNENMNLWNEMILGSERGLICCLRGKLDMKDPNKSLRDPVYYRCNPIPHHRIGSRYKLYPTYDFACPFVDSIEGITHALRSSEYHDRNAQYLRIQEDMGIRKVHIYEFSRLNMVYTLLSKRMLRWFVKNGRVDGWDDARFPTVQGIVRRGLQIDALIQFVLDQGASKNLNLMEWDKLWNMNKKIIDPVCPRHTAIHEDQRVMLTLLNGPETPFVRIIPKHKKYAGAGDKATICTKKIWIEKADLITKGDVSDMSPNEEITLMDWGNAIVKEIKMDSDGNVTELIGVLHPEGSVKTTKRKLTWLPVINELVPLTLVEFDYLIKKRKLEENEAFIFDDDKDKDKKKEIISAAVVKEDTKLEKNGDFVNKKNKNTKKVTFADEKNEEDKKNEEDKEKKKKEIIAAVVNEDTKKEIAAIGDSNMRYLKRGDIIQLERKGYFRCDVPLIPPFKKVVLYAIPDGRQIGTGTKPNNTKIEIAQIKEPNAESN